Within the Bacillus sp. FSL K6-3431 genome, the region GGTGTCATCAATGAGACCGCTATTATACAGCTCATCATAATTATCTGAGCTTTTTCCAAATAACATATCTAATAAAATATTAATTGTTAGCTCGTTTTTTAGCATGTCAGAGCCACTTTGATTCACATTATTTGCTTTTACGCCAACAAGACATTTTGATGTTTGGACATTCATCTCTAGGACTTGTTTTTTTTCTGCTACTTGAACGGGTTCATCCTCAAAGTGCCTAACGATTTCGGAGGCCGATTCGTATTGTCTACTTGCTTGGTTTTCTCGGATAAACATCATCATGTCTTCGGGTTTAACCGGGCCAGTAACAAACAGGAGCATATTACTCGGATGATAAAAAGTGTGATAGCATTCATATAATAAATCCGCCGTGATATGCGAAATTGATTCAATTGTGCCCGCAATATCAATTTTCACCGGATGCTGATGGTACATATTTTCGATAACTCCGAAATATAATCGCCAATCCGGATTATCATCGTACATGGTAATTTCTTGCCCAATTATGCCTTTTTCTTTTTCAACAGTACCTTCTGTAAAATACGGCTCTTGCACCATATCGAGCAATGTCTCTAAATTTTGTTCGGTTTTCGATGTACTTGAAAATAAATAAGCTGTCCTTGTGAATGAGGTAAACGCGTTTGCGGATGCTCCTTGTTTACTAAACTGCTGAAAGACGTCTCCTGCTTCTTTTTCAAACATTTTATGTTCAAGAAAATGAGCGATTCCATCGGGAACAAGCTTTAACTGTTCTTGATTTAAAGGGATAAATTGGTTATCAATTGAACCATATTTT harbors:
- the yfmH gene encoding EF-P 5-aminopentanol modification-associated protein YfmH; this encodes MKEIVFDQLKETLYHETLENGLEVYLLPKQGFNKTFATITTKYGSIDNQFIPLNQEQLKLVPDGIAHFLEHKMFEKEAGDVFQQFSKQGASANAFTSFTRTAYLFSSTSKTEQNLETLLDMVQEPYFTEGTVEKEKGIIGQEITMYDDNPDWRLYFGVIENMYHQHPVKIDIAGTIESISHITADLLYECYHTFYHPSNMLLFVTGPVKPEDMMMFIRENQASRQYESASEIVRHFEDEPVQVAEKKQVLEMNVQTSKCLVGVKANNVNQSGSDMLKNELTINILLDMLFGKSSDNYDELYNSGLIDDTFQFDYTQEQGFGFAIIGSDTKDPDLLTEQLQTMMLEAKNGQKLTEIAMERAKKKRIGGFMRSVNSPEYIANQFTRYAFNEMNFFEIVPVLEELTFSDVKEAANSFFTEERMTTCHVIPKK